In one window of Bemisia tabaci chromosome 4, PGI_BMITA_v3 DNA:
- the LOC109039317 gene encoding uncharacterized protein, producing the protein MKYFLQDILCVYSTVTLCLLYQISAIAHGYSPRDNKEDRGIMAPRMDYEEWTPIGRGDPLKNDPTYDYVPPVLDKVHYWINPASRTSESPLASESQIVALGAPATKKPTPTMKPLKPSEIKRYHTESKPHYQGYGPYISGSKHPNRGRPQYIPLATYSTYKYPRPPLTMLVPPPPSQPVTYPPTTEEELNQITTDFQDKSTDKPQQSTTINGPTSWKTSYSPESTQAHTIAFLDTSTINNDPTKNKPVSTSIDVDTTLGQTTSSFSPAATQTWSSTRQTTVEQTFVTNPLTTEEQTSRQPSSVSTTELSSSQTTSRQPSSQSSGHTTVYRQPSSASTNVFTTGQTTLKQPLTMSTMGYSTGQTSSMPGPQTTKLSSSSLFDLLLKRDSPPLTTSPATFPLPQTQAVSMPFLPPFRTQEAPKAPAYLIIQGHSKVKKYGATKLDKISGIPLQDSNEITSQQDSDANDILRRKTRDVSLEDYLPIDGSYFKSTFEDYYSDLGEEASGLNAIPTR; encoded by the exons ATGAAATATTTTCTCCAGGATATTCTCTGTGTCTACTCCACCGTCACTTTGTGCCTTCTCTACCAGATCTCAGCAATCGCTCACG GATACTCTCCGAGGGACAACAAGGAGGATCGCGGAATAATGGCACCTCGCATGGACTACGAAGAATGGACTCCAATCGGTCGCGGCGACCCCTTGAAAAACGACCCCACCTACGATTACGTGCCCCCCGTCTTGGACAAAGTCCACTACTGGATCAATCCCGCCTCGCGCACCTCTGAATCCCCCCTCGCCTCGGAGTCGCAAATCGTGGCCTTGGGCGCCCCCGCAACTAAGAAACCCACCCCCACGATGAAACCCCTCAAACCATCCGAAATCAAACGCTACCACACGGAGAGCAAACCCCACTACCAAGGTTACGGGCCTTACATCTCCGGCTCGAAACATCCGAATAGGGGCCGTCCCCAGTACATTCCTTTGGCCACTTACTCCACCTACAAGTACCCCCGTCCACCTCTAACTATGCTTGTCCCGCCCCCGCCCTCCCAACCAGTCACCTACCCGCCCACTACCGAAGAGGAGCTCAATCAGATAACAACGGATTTCCAAGACAAAAGCACCGATAAACCGCAACAGTCCACCACTATCAACGGGCCGACATCGTGGAAGACATCATATTCGCCCGAATCAACGCAAGCGCACACAATCGCGTTCCTCGACACCAGCACGATTAACAACGACCCAACGAAGAACAAGCCAGTTTCCACTTCGATTGATGTGGATACAACGCTGGGTCAAACCACATCCTCCTTCAGCCCGGCGGCAACCCAAACCTGGTCCTCGACGAGGCAAACGACAGTCGAACAGACGTTCGTCACGAACCCGTTGACGACCGAGGAACAAACCTCCAGACAACCCTCTTCCGTGTCCACAACCGAACTGTCCTCGAGTCAAACTACGAGTAGACAACCTTCATCTCAGTCTTCGGGACACACCACAGTATACAGACAACCGTCCTCGGCGTCTACTAACGTTTTTACCACCGGGCAGACAACCCTTAAGCAACCTCTGACGATGTCCACTATGGGATACTCCACCGGTCAGACCTCCTCGATGCCTGGTCCACAAACGACGAAGCTGTCTTCGTCGTCTTTGTTCGACCTCTTGCTCAAGCGAGACTCGCCCCCGCTAACCACGTCCCCCGCGACATTCCCCCTGCCCCAGACGCAGGCCGTTTCCATGCCGTTCCTACCCCCCTTCAGAACGCAAGAAGCGCCGAAAGCACCCGCTTACCTCATCATCCAGGGCCACTCCAAGGTGAAGAAATACGGTGCGACTAAGCTGGACAAGATATCCGGGATCCCGCTCCAAGATAGCAACGAAATCACGAGCCAGCAGGATAGTGACGCGAACGACATACTCAGGAGAAAGACGAGAGACGTGAGTTTGGAGGATTATTTGCCGATAGATGGGAGTTACTTCAAGTCGACTTTTGAGGACTATTACAGTGATCTGGGAGAAGAAGCCTCAGGTCTAAATGCCATTCCAACTCGGTGA
- the LOC109039325 gene encoding N(4)-(Beta-N-acetylglucosaminyl)-L-asparaginase, with translation MFSSKKGQLCVCLIIISVFLLLDACLIFVYFKYFVPLNGKGPVVPIVVTTWNYSTANDRAWDVIARNGTALHSVEMGIAQCEIEQCRHTVGYGGSPDEHGETTLDALLMDGSSMNVGAVGALRQVKSAVSVARFVLNYTSHSMLVGSQATDFALAMGFRAENLSTDYSLEIHRRWKENKCQPNYWQNVSPDPKNNCGPYHSIRYSLPRVKGSAASVNEIEMIDDENHDTIGMISVDHKGNVAAGTSTNGLTNKIPGRVGDSPIPGAGAFAESGIGAAVATGNGDIMMRFAPTAIAVELLRMGYSAQIAAQTVISRISKYYPEFQGAVVVATPYGDVAAACSGWNTFPYSVHARGSNMTIKTIRCSQYLH, from the exons ATGTTCTCATCGAAGAAGGGTCAACTCTGCGTTTGCTTAATtattatttctgtttttttacttttggatgCTTGTTTGATCTTtgtatattttaaatatttcgtCCCACTTAATGGAAAGGGACCTGTCGTGCCAATAGTTGTCACCACGTGGAACTATTCAACTGCAAACGATAGAG CGTGGGATGTGATCGCGCGAAATGGCACTGCCTTGCACTCCGTTGAAATGGGAATTGCTCAGTGTGAAATAGAGCAATGTCGGCACACCGTTGGATACGGCGGGAGCCCTGATGAGCATGGCGAGACAACATTGGATGCCCTTCTTATGGATGG ATCCTCAATGAATGTAGGAGCTGTAGGGGCGTTGCGTCAGGTGAAGTCCGCTGTCTCTGTGGCTCGGTTTGTTTTGAATTACACTTCTCATTCAATGCTAGTCGGGAGTCAAGCTACCGATTTCGCCTTGGCAATGGGATTCCGCGCTGAGAACCTCAGCACAGACTACTCACTCGAAATCCACCGCCGTTGGAAGGAAAACAAATGCCAACCAAACTACTGGCAG AATGTGAGTCCTGATCCAAAAAATAATTGTGGACCCTACCACTCCATACGCTATAGCCTTCCACGTGTAAAAGGAAGTGCCGCATCAGTGAACGAAATTGAGATGATTGATGACGAGAATCATGATACGATTGGAATGATATCGGTTGACCATAAGGGTAATGTTGCAGCTGGCACCTCTACCAACGGACTTACAAATAAAATTCCAGG GAGGGTTGGAGATTCACCCATTCCGGGTGCTGGTGCATTCGCAGAGAGTGGCATCGGAGCAGCAGTTGCAACCGGAAACGGAGATATCATGATGCGCTTTGCTCCGAC GGCCATAGCGGTGGAGCTACTTCGGATGGGATACTCGGCTCAAATTGCAGCGCAGACAGTGATCAGCCGGATCTCCAAATATTACCCTGAATTTCAGGGGGCAGTTGTAGTGGCTACACCTTACGGAGACGTCGCAGCTGCTTGCAGTGGTTGGAACACCTTCCCGTACAGCGTCCATGCCCGCGGGTCCAACATGACCATAAAAACAATACGATGCTCTCAATACTTGCACTGA